A portion of the Panulirus ornatus isolate Po-2019 chromosome 43, ASM3632096v1, whole genome shotgun sequence genome contains these proteins:
- the LOC139762251 gene encoding mitogen-activated protein kinase kinase kinase 7-like, with product MTVIQRRDVEILVSQAQVVLGAGGNGKAFLVPWQEERAVLKVSHKAEDNKLMQEAQHMAHLEGAGGVPRLYATCENPPSIVMSYAGRSTLEDVLRGNNPQGRFDLLQLALLVGHRLQEMHDKGIIHNDLKNDNVIVSGDTQAPQVSIIDLGFACVEHQNLGLNSSPGKCLWIAPEVRSGQPSTTASDVYSYAFLLSQIIKQVYRSRRSRLATIVKQAKKEDPSARPTLDLIMKDLQYAIDRSLAG from the coding sequence ATGACTGTAATTCAGAGAAGAGACGTGGAAATTCTCGTCTCCCAAGCACAGGTGGTCTTGGGTGCTGGGGGGAACGGGAAGGCCTTCCTTGTTCCGTGGCAGGAGGAAAGAGCCGTGCTGAAGGTCTCTCACAAAGCTGAGGATAACAAACTCATGCAAGAGGCCCAACACATGGCTCACCTTGAAGGAGCCGGAGGTGTCCCTAGGCTTTATGCTACCTGCGAAAACCCACCGTCCATTGTGATGAGCTACGCGGGCCGATCGACTCTCGAGGATGTCTTGAGGGGCAACAATCCACAAGGTCGCTTCGATCTCCTGCAGCTGGCACTGTTGGTTGGACACAGACTGCAGGAGATGCACGACAAAGGGATAATCCACAATGATCTGAAGAACGATAATGTGATCGTGAGCGGCGATACTCAGGCGCCCCAAGTGAGCATCATTGATCTGGGGTTTGCCTGTGTCGAACACCAGAACCTGGGCCTCAACTCCTCTCCTGGTAAATGCCTATGGATTGCGCCAGAGGTGAGGTCTGGCCAACCCAGCACCACGGCGTCTGACGTGTACTCCTATGCCTTCCTCCTCAGTCAGATTATCAAACAAGTTTACCGGAGTCGCCGCTCACGCTTGGCCACTATTGTCAAACAGGCTAAAAAGGAGGATCCCTCTGCTCGACCCACATTGGACCTTATTATGAAAGACTTgcaatatgccatcgacaggagTTTGGCAGGATGA